Proteins from one Ramlibacter sp. PS4R-6 genomic window:
- the dnaN gene encoding DNA polymerase III subunit beta, producing MIVLKATQDKVLGVLQSVAGIVERRHTLPILANVLIRKTGGQLQFTTSDLEIQIRTTADLGGDSGNFTTTVGARKLIDILRTMPADQTVSLESNQNKLLLKGGKSRFTLQTLPAEDFPLVQEAANFGPVFSVPQKVLKDLLNQVSFAMAVHDIRYYLNGILFVAEGKQLSLVATDGHRLAFANATLDVEVPRQEVILPRKTVLEMQRLLSDAEGAIEMQFANNQAKFSFGGMEFVTKLVEGKFPDYNRVIPKNHKNTVTLGRAPLLASLQRTAILTSEKFKGVRLNLEPGTLRVASNNAEQEEAVDELDIDYGGDAIEIGFNVTYLIDALANMDQDMVKMELADANSSALITIPDNAKFKYVVMPMRI from the coding sequence ATGATCGTCCTGAAGGCAACGCAAGACAAAGTGCTGGGAGTGCTGCAGTCGGTAGCGGGGATCGTGGAGCGCCGGCACACGCTGCCGATCCTGGCCAACGTGTTGATCCGCAAGACCGGCGGGCAACTGCAGTTCACGACGAGCGACCTCGAGATCCAGATCCGCACCACCGCCGACCTGGGCGGCGACAGCGGCAACTTCACCACCACCGTGGGCGCGCGCAAGCTGATCGACATCCTGCGCACCATGCCGGCCGACCAGACGGTCAGCCTCGAATCGAACCAGAACAAGCTGCTGCTCAAGGGCGGCAAGAGCCGCTTCACGCTGCAGACGCTGCCGGCCGAGGACTTCCCGCTGGTGCAGGAGGCCGCCAATTTCGGCCCCGTGTTCAGCGTGCCGCAGAAGGTGCTGAAGGACCTGTTGAACCAGGTGAGTTTCGCGATGGCGGTGCACGACATCCGCTACTACCTCAACGGCATCCTGTTCGTCGCTGAAGGCAAGCAGCTTTCGCTGGTGGCCACTGACGGCCACCGCTTGGCTTTTGCCAATGCGACCCTAGATGTGGAAGTGCCGCGGCAAGAGGTGATCCTGCCCCGCAAGACGGTGCTGGAGATGCAGCGCCTGCTGTCCGATGCCGAAGGCGCGATCGAGATGCAGTTCGCGAACAACCAGGCCAAGTTCTCCTTCGGCGGCATGGAGTTCGTCACCAAGCTGGTGGAGGGCAAGTTCCCCGACTACAACCGCGTGATCCCGAAGAACCACAAGAACACGGTGACGCTGGGCCGCGCGCCGCTGCTGGCCAGCCTGCAGCGCACGGCCATCCTGACCAGCGAGAAGTTCAAGGGCGTGCGCCTGAACCTCGAGCCGGGCACGCTTCGTGTCGCATCGAACAACGCCGAGCAGGAAGAGGCCGTCGACGAGCTCGACATCGATTACGGCGGCGACGCGATCGAGATCGGCTTCAACGTGACCTACCTCATCGACGCGCTGGCCAACATGGACCAGGACATGGTGAAGATGGAGCTGGCCGATGCGAACAGCTCGGCGCTGATCACGATCCCGGACAACGCGAAGTTCAAGTACGTCGTCATGCCCATGAGGATTTGA
- the mnmE gene encoding tRNA uridine-5-carboxymethylaminomethyl(34) synthesis GTPase MnmE yields MLASLNDPIAAIATAPGRGAVGIVRVSGKDVAAVIQAVCGRALKPRDATYLKFLDARGEPIDQGLAIHFPAPHSYTGEDVLELQAHGGPVVLQLLLARCLEAGAAMGLRVAQPGEFTQRAFLNDKIDLAQAEAIADLIDASTEAAARSASRSLAGDFSREIHELRDALIHLRMLVEATLDFPEEEIDFLEKADAQGQLDRLRASLAAVLKHAKQGALLREGINVVIAGQPNAGKSSLLNALAGAELAIVTPIPGTTRDVVSETIQIEGVPLHVIDTAGLRESSDHVEKIGIERAWGQIERADAVLFLHDLTRADAPEYQQGDRAIAALLLEKVTAPVIDVWNKSDAAPSSKHEGVTLSAKTGAGLDLLRSKLLEVAGWQAAPEGVYIARERHVHALRRVESHLAEAHALLAQQAQALDLLAEELRLAQNALNEITGAFGVEDLLGVIFSKFCIGK; encoded by the coding sequence GTGCTCGCTTCCCTGAACGACCCGATCGCCGCCATCGCCACGGCCCCCGGCCGCGGCGCGGTGGGGATCGTGCGGGTGTCGGGGAAGGACGTCGCTGCCGTCATCCAGGCGGTGTGCGGCCGCGCGCTCAAGCCGCGGGACGCGACCTACCTGAAATTCCTCGACGCCAGGGGCGAGCCGATCGACCAGGGCCTGGCGATCCACTTCCCCGCGCCGCATTCGTACACCGGCGAGGACGTGCTGGAGCTGCAGGCGCACGGCGGGCCCGTGGTGCTTCAGCTGCTGCTGGCGCGCTGCCTCGAAGCCGGCGCGGCCATGGGCCTGCGCGTGGCGCAGCCCGGGGAGTTCACGCAGCGCGCGTTCCTGAACGACAAGATCGACCTGGCGCAGGCCGAGGCGATCGCCGACCTCATCGACGCCAGCACCGAAGCCGCGGCGCGCAGCGCCAGCCGCTCGCTGGCCGGCGACTTCTCGCGCGAGATCCACGAGCTGCGCGATGCGCTGATCCACCTGCGCATGCTGGTTGAAGCCACGCTGGACTTCCCCGAAGAGGAAATCGACTTCCTGGAAAAGGCCGACGCGCAAGGCCAGCTCGATCGCCTGCGCGCGTCGCTCGCCGCCGTGCTGAAACACGCCAAGCAGGGCGCGTTGCTGCGCGAAGGCATCAACGTCGTGATCGCGGGCCAGCCGAACGCCGGCAAGAGCTCGCTGCTCAACGCGCTGGCCGGCGCCGAGCTCGCGATCGTTACGCCGATCCCCGGCACCACGCGCGACGTGGTGAGCGAGACCATCCAGATCGAAGGCGTGCCGCTGCACGTGATCGACACCGCGGGCCTGCGCGAGAGCAGCGACCATGTGGAGAAGATCGGCATCGAGCGCGCGTGGGGGCAGATCGAGCGGGCGGATGCCGTGCTGTTCCTGCACGACCTGACGCGCGCGGATGCGCCGGAATACCAGCAAGGGGATCGTGCGATCGCCGCACTGCTTCTGGAAAAGGTGACGGCGCCCGTCATCGACGTCTGGAACAAATCCGACGCCGCGCCTTCTTCGAAGCATGAAGGCGTCACGCTCTCCGCGAAGACGGGCGCCGGCCTCGACCTTCTCAGAAGCAAATTGCTCGAAGTCGCGGGCTGGCAAGCCGCACCCGAAGGCGTGTACATCGCCCGCGAACGCCACGTGCACGCGCTGCGCCGCGTCGAGTCGCACCTCGCGGAGGCGCATGCGCTGCTCGCGCAGCAGGCGCAGGCCCTGGACCTGCTCGCCGAGGAACTGCGACTGGCCCAGAACGCGCTGAACGAGATCACCGGCGCGTTTGGCGTCGAGGACCTGCTGGGCGTGATCTTCTCGAAATTCTGCATCGGCAAGTGA
- a CDS encoding ribonuclease P protein component, giving the protein MQRLKTRAQFEAVMAAGIAARTAHFALHRMPAPDPIIGVVLPKRWAKRAVTRNTIKRQIHSVSEAATLPAAAYIVRLRSAFDRTQFASATSVALKRAVRAELQQLFAQAAV; this is encoded by the coding sequence ATGCAGCGGCTGAAGACGCGGGCGCAGTTCGAGGCCGTCATGGCCGCCGGCATCGCCGCGCGCACCGCCCACTTCGCGCTGCACCGCATGCCGGCACCCGATCCCATCATCGGGGTCGTCCTTCCCAAGCGCTGGGCCAAACGCGCCGTCACGCGCAACACGATCAAGAGGCAGATCCACTCCGTGAGCGAAGCCGCGACGCTTCCCGCCGCCGCCTACATCGTGCGCCTGCGCTCGGCCTTCGATCGCACGCAGTTCGCGAGCGCCACGTCGGTGGCGCTCAAGCGCGCCGTGCGCGCCGAGCTGCAGCAACTCTTCGCGCAGGCCGCCGTATGA
- the yidC gene encoding membrane protein insertase YidC, whose amino-acid sequence MTDIRRTILWVIFGFSMVLLWDQWQVFNGHPATFFPQPAKPSASAPARAGSSSVPSASSATPAPAGATASTVPGAPPTAPAAAQAEKIVVTTDTMVLTFSTEGGSLVRTEFLKERSDDRKSNFVLLNEEAGHVYVAESGLIGGDFPNHKTVMAFSGDKQLKDGQDAMTVRFESPEKGGLKLVKTYTLKRGSYEVQVKHEVINTGAQSVTPQLYLQIVRDTSKLSSGSSFYSTFTGPAVYTGEKHFQKVELADIDKNKADFQKESTSGYVAMVQHYFASAWILPQGTKREVFVRKLPETSSYAVGMIAPLPPVAAGGKQAVDARFFAGPEDERELEKIEPGLELVKDYGVFTIIAKPLYWLLAKLHGFLGNWGWSIMALVLLIKIAFYWLQAKGYESMAKMKAINPKVMAIRDRYKDEPQKMQTEMMRIYKEEKVNPMGGCFPILIQIPVFIALYWVLLSSVEMRGAPWILWIKDLAEPDPWFILPVVMTISTLIQTALNPAPPDPVQAKMMWFMPLAFSVMFFFFPSGLVLYWVTNNILSIAQQALINHRMGVPVQFNLPKFS is encoded by the coding sequence ATGACCGACATCCGACGCACGATCCTGTGGGTGATCTTCGGCTTCTCCATGGTGCTGCTGTGGGACCAATGGCAGGTCTTCAACGGCCACCCTGCCACCTTCTTCCCGCAGCCGGCGAAGCCATCCGCGAGCGCGCCCGCGCGCGCCGGCTCGTCCAGCGTGCCCTCGGCGTCCAGCGCCACGCCCGCGCCTGCGGGCGCCACCGCATCGACGGTGCCGGGCGCGCCGCCCACCGCGCCCGCCGCGGCCCAGGCCGAGAAGATCGTCGTCACCACCGACACCATGGTGCTGACCTTCAGCACCGAAGGCGGCTCGCTGGTGCGCACCGAGTTCCTCAAGGAACGCAGCGACGACCGCAAGTCAAACTTCGTGCTGCTCAATGAAGAAGCCGGCCACGTGTACGTGGCCGAGAGCGGCCTGATCGGCGGCGACTTCCCGAACCACAAGACGGTGATGGCCTTCAGCGGCGACAAGCAGCTGAAGGACGGCCAGGACGCCATGACCGTGCGCTTCGAGTCGCCCGAGAAGGGCGGCCTGAAGCTGGTGAAGACCTACACGCTCAAGCGCGGCTCGTACGAGGTGCAGGTCAAGCACGAGGTGATCAACACCGGCGCGCAGAGCGTCACGCCGCAGCTGTACCTGCAGATCGTGCGCGACACGAGCAAGCTGTCGTCGGGCTCGAGCTTCTATTCCACCTTCACGGGCCCCGCGGTCTACACGGGGGAGAAGCACTTCCAGAAGGTGGAGCTCGCCGACATCGACAAGAACAAGGCCGACTTCCAGAAGGAGTCGACCAGCGGCTACGTGGCCATGGTGCAGCACTACTTCGCCAGCGCCTGGATCCTGCCGCAGGGCACCAAGCGCGAGGTGTTCGTGCGCAAGCTGCCGGAGACGAGCAGCTACGCCGTGGGCATGATCGCGCCGCTGCCGCCCGTGGCCGCCGGCGGCAAGCAGGCGGTGGACGCGCGCTTCTTCGCCGGCCCCGAGGACGAGCGCGAGCTCGAGAAGATCGAGCCGGGCCTGGAGCTGGTGAAGGACTACGGCGTGTTCACCATCATCGCCAAGCCGCTGTACTGGCTGCTGGCCAAGCTGCACGGCTTCCTGGGCAACTGGGGCTGGTCGATCATGGCGCTGGTGCTGCTGATCAAGATCGCCTTCTATTGGCTGCAGGCCAAGGGTTACGAGAGCATGGCGAAGATGAAGGCCATCAACCCGAAGGTGATGGCCATCCGCGACCGCTACAAGGACGAGCCGCAGAAGATGCAGACGGAGATGATGCGGATCTACAAGGAGGAGAAGGTCAACCCGATGGGCGGCTGCTTCCCCATCCTGATCCAGATCCCCGTGTTCATCGCGCTGTACTGGGTGCTGCTGTCCAGCGTGGAGATGCGCGGCGCGCCCTGGATCCTGTGGATCAAGGACCTGGCCGAGCCCGACCCGTGGTTCATCCTGCCGGTGGTGATGACGATCTCGACGCTGATCCAGACCGCGCTGAACCCCGCGCCGCCCGACCCGGTGCAGGCCAAGATGATGTGGTTCATGCCGCTGGCGTTCTCGGTGATGTTCTTCTTCTTCCCGTCCGGCCTGGTGCTGTACTGGGTGACGAACAACATCCTGTCGATCGCCCAGCAGGCGCTGATCAACCACCGCATGGGCGTGCCCGTGCAGTTCAACCTGCCGAAGTTCAGCTGA
- a CDS encoding Crp/Fnr family transcriptional regulator — MNAPLRNPIKFDVQGLMKVIAENDTSDAFSPKLSTAQWDMLGSYLQPFAVTGGQVLIQQGAEDRTLYLVETGSLTVHYEDSKGRLRLAVINPGSAVGEGAFFSRNPRSATVQASGTSKIWSLTPLRFSELSKRQPEVALELAMALGSLVSRRLANKPRRMAVT; from the coding sequence ATGAACGCACCCCTTCGCAACCCCATCAAGTTCGACGTGCAGGGCCTGATGAAGGTCATCGCGGAGAACGACACGAGCGACGCTTTCTCTCCCAAGCTGTCGACGGCCCAATGGGACATGCTGGGCAGCTACCTGCAGCCCTTCGCCGTCACCGGCGGCCAGGTGCTGATCCAGCAAGGTGCGGAGGACCGCACGCTGTACCTCGTGGAGACGGGCAGCCTCACCGTGCACTACGAAGACAGCAAGGGCCGGCTGCGTCTGGCGGTGATCAACCCCGGCTCCGCCGTCGGCGAAGGCGCCTTCTTCAGCCGCAACCCGCGCAGCGCCACGGTGCAGGCTTCGGGCACCAGCAAGATCTGGAGCCTGACGCCCCTGCGCTTTTCGGAGTTGAGCAAGCGCCAGCCCGAGGTCGCCCTCGAGCTCGCCATGGCGCTTGGTTCGCTGGTGTCCCGGCGCCTGGCCAACAAGCCGCGCCGGATGGCCGTCACCTGA
- the dnaA gene encoding chromosomal replication initiator protein DnaA has product MSEGQSNSLAATAALGAGDSLWQACMDQLAQEMPEQQFNTWIKPLAAQVSDDFSRVTLFVANRFKLDWIRAQYSGRIAALLEKIYGQPVQLELALAIREPQARSYSAAANSEVGPVVEAPEIEGEIPPGGFKNRLNTALTFDNLVEGTANRMARAAAMHVSGTPGQLYNPLFIYGGVGLGKTHLVHAVGNKLLADKPGSKVLYIHAEQFVSDVVKAYQRKTFDEFKDKYHSLDLLLIDDVQFFANKDRTQEEFFNAFEALLAKKSHIVMTSDTYPKGLVDIHERLISRFDSGLTVAIEPPELEMRVAILINKARSESAEMPEEVAFFVAKNVRSNVRELEGALRKILAYSRFNQKEVSIPLAREALRDLLSIQNRQISVENIQKTVADYYKIKVADMYSKKRPASIARPRQIAMYLAKELTQKSLPEIGELFGGRDHTTVLHAVRKIASERQNVTELNQQLHVLEQTLKG; this is encoded by the coding sequence ATGAGTGAGGGGCAATCAAACAGCCTGGCGGCTACGGCCGCCCTGGGCGCAGGCGATAGCTTGTGGCAGGCATGCATGGACCAGCTGGCCCAGGAGATGCCGGAGCAGCAGTTCAACACCTGGATCAAACCGCTGGCCGCACAGGTCTCGGACGACTTCTCCCGGGTGACGCTCTTCGTCGCCAACCGCTTCAAGCTGGACTGGATCCGGGCCCAGTATTCGGGCCGCATCGCGGCCCTGCTGGAGAAGATCTACGGCCAACCGGTGCAGCTGGAGTTAGCGCTGGCTATCCGTGAGCCGCAGGCCCGCTCTTACTCCGCCGCCGCCAACTCCGAGGTCGGCCCGGTCGTCGAGGCGCCGGAGATCGAAGGTGAAATCCCGCCCGGCGGCTTCAAGAACCGCCTGAACACGGCGCTGACCTTCGACAACCTGGTCGAGGGCACGGCCAACCGCATGGCGCGGGCCGCGGCCATGCATGTGTCGGGCACGCCCGGGCAGCTCTACAACCCGCTCTTCATCTACGGCGGGGTCGGCCTGGGCAAGACCCACCTGGTCCACGCGGTGGGCAACAAGCTGCTGGCCGACAAGCCGGGCTCGAAAGTTCTCTACATCCACGCCGAGCAGTTCGTCAGCGATGTGGTCAAGGCCTACCAGCGCAAGACCTTCGACGAGTTCAAGGACAAGTACCACTCGCTGGACCTGCTGCTGATCGACGACGTCCAGTTCTTCGCCAACAAGGACCGGACCCAGGAGGAGTTCTTCAACGCCTTCGAGGCCCTTTTGGCCAAGAAAAGCCACATCGTCATGACCTCGGATACGTATCCGAAGGGCCTGGTCGACATCCACGAGCGCCTGATCTCCCGCTTCGACTCGGGCCTGACGGTGGCCATCGAGCCGCCCGAGCTCGAGATGCGCGTGGCCATCCTGATCAACAAGGCCCGCAGCGAAAGCGCCGAGATGCCCGAGGAAGTGGCCTTCTTCGTGGCCAAGAACGTGCGCTCCAACGTGCGCGAGCTCGAAGGGGCCCTGCGCAAGATCCTGGCGTACAGCCGCTTCAACCAGAAGGAAGTGTCGATCCCCCTGGCGCGCGAGGCCCTGAGGGACCTGCTGTCGATCCAGAACCGCCAGATCTCGGTCGAGAACATCCAGAAGACGGTGGCCGACTACTACAAGATCAAGGTGGCCGACATGTACTCGAAGAAGCGGCCGGCCTCGATCGCCCGGCCGCGGCAGATCGCCATGTACCTGGCCAAGGAGCTCACCCAGAAAAGCCTGCCGGAGATCGGCGAGCTCTTCGGCGGGCGCGACCACACCACCGTGCTGCACGCCGTGCGCAAGATCGCCAGCGAGCGCCAGAACGTGACCGAGCTGAACCAGCAGCTGCACGTGCTCGAACAGACGCTGAAAGGCTGA
- a CDS encoding prolyl oligopeptidase family serine peptidase codes for MPTKHLSALGLTLAASLAFAAPPVAPVRDQVETLHGVTVHDPYRYFENAKDPEVAGWMKAQGDFARQQLDAIPGRDALLKRIVQLSDAQGDVIGSVVRMPGDKTFFMKRVKGEKQFKLVLREPGRKDRVLVDPQREHDRTGVPHAINFFVPSWDATHVAYGMSGGGSEEASLYILNVQTGQHVGKPIPRVHEGLISWLPDSKSLTYNQLRQLNAEDAETEYYLDSKVMWLKLGAPENEAKAVFGPTVNKQLGLVRLDVAGITFSPGSPWMVARTTDTTLPEGKLFVARVTDLGNGDVPWKQFAGFDDKIVDIDLKGDELFFRTHKDAPRYKVMKLDLREPQLAKAKDIALPPEGGVIEGFATGARELMAEVREGTSIVLRRYAANDTRGRAVPLPAKGAAFLVGDPARAYGDWLYRLTSWTTPQRLMKLQGDRSSDAGLQPWKKLTGVPELEIVDAKCPSWDGTLVPMTILHAKGLKRDGSHPTLVMGYGSYGFSETAYYDTSRYAWIERGGVIAHVNVRGSGVYGDTWRYAGFKQTKANTWKDGVACTQYLIAQGYATPRTMGIWGASAGGIFVNRAVISAPQLYAAAVSEVGVVDALRAEESANGITNISEFGSYKDAKEFPSLLDMSAYHQIKDGTAYPALLFIHGLNDPRVDAWQSAKGVARYQVATTSSKPVLLRLDAQAGHGIGSTVTQRQQVRADMYAFLLWQMGLLPAR; via the coding sequence ATGCCCACGAAGCACCTGTCCGCCCTCGGCCTGACGCTGGCCGCATCCCTTGCCTTCGCCGCACCGCCCGTCGCGCCGGTGCGCGACCAGGTCGAAACGCTGCACGGCGTCACCGTGCACGACCCCTACCGCTACTTCGAGAACGCCAAGGACCCCGAGGTCGCCGGCTGGATGAAGGCGCAAGGCGACTTCGCGCGCCAGCAGCTGGACGCCATCCCCGGCCGCGACGCGCTCCTCAAGCGCATCGTGCAGCTGTCGGACGCGCAGGGCGACGTCATCGGCTCGGTCGTGCGCATGCCCGGCGACAAGACCTTCTTCATGAAGCGCGTGAAGGGCGAGAAGCAGTTCAAGCTGGTGCTGCGCGAGCCCGGCCGCAAGGACCGCGTGCTGGTCGACCCGCAGCGCGAGCATGACCGCACCGGCGTGCCGCACGCCATCAACTTCTTCGTGCCCTCGTGGGACGCGACGCACGTGGCCTACGGCATGTCGGGCGGCGGCTCCGAAGAAGCGTCGCTCTACATCCTCAACGTGCAGACGGGCCAGCATGTCGGCAAGCCGATCCCCCGCGTGCACGAAGGCCTCATCAGCTGGCTGCCGGACTCGAAGTCGCTCACGTACAACCAGCTGCGGCAACTGAACGCCGAGGACGCCGAGACCGAGTACTACCTGGACTCCAAGGTGATGTGGCTCAAGCTCGGCGCGCCGGAAAACGAGGCAAAGGCCGTGTTCGGCCCGACGGTGAACAAGCAATTGGGCCTGGTGCGCCTGGACGTCGCGGGCATCACCTTCTCGCCGGGCAGCCCGTGGATGGTGGCGCGCACCACCGACACCACGCTGCCCGAAGGCAAGCTGTTCGTCGCGCGCGTGACCGACCTGGGCAACGGCGACGTGCCGTGGAAGCAGTTCGCCGGCTTCGACGACAAGATCGTCGACATCGACCTGAAGGGCGACGAGCTTTTCTTCCGCACGCACAAGGACGCGCCGCGCTACAAGGTGATGAAGCTCGACCTGCGCGAGCCGCAACTGGCGAAAGCGAAGGACATCGCGCTGCCGCCCGAAGGCGGCGTGATCGAAGGCTTCGCAACCGGCGCGCGCGAGCTGATGGCCGAAGTGCGCGAAGGAACGAGCATCGTGCTGCGCCGCTACGCCGCGAACGACACGCGCGGCCGCGCAGTGCCGCTGCCCGCCAAGGGCGCGGCTTTCCTCGTCGGCGATCCGGCGCGCGCGTACGGCGACTGGCTTTATCGCCTGACGTCGTGGACCACGCCGCAGCGCCTGATGAAGCTGCAAGGCGACCGCTCCAGCGACGCCGGCCTGCAGCCGTGGAAGAAGCTCACCGGCGTGCCGGAGCTGGAGATCGTCGACGCCAAGTGCCCGAGCTGGGACGGCACGCTGGTGCCCATGACGATCCTGCACGCCAAGGGCCTGAAGCGTGACGGCTCGCACCCCACGCTGGTCATGGGCTACGGCTCCTACGGTTTCTCCGAGACCGCGTACTACGACACCTCGCGCTACGCCTGGATCGAGCGCGGCGGCGTCATCGCGCACGTCAACGTGCGAGGCAGCGGCGTGTACGGCGACACCTGGCGCTACGCCGGCTTCAAGCAGACCAAGGCCAACACCTGGAAGGACGGCGTGGCCTGCACGCAGTACCTGATCGCGCAGGGCTACGCCACGCCCAGGACCATGGGCATCTGGGGCGCGAGCGCCGGCGGCATCTTCGTCAACCGCGCCGTGATCAGCGCGCCGCAGCTGTACGCCGCGGCCGTGTCCGAGGTGGGCGTGGTCGATGCGCTGCGCGCCGAGGAAAGCGCCAACGGCATCACCAACATCTCCGAGTTCGGCAGCTACAAGGACGCGAAGGAATTCCCGTCGCTGCTGGACATGAGCGCCTACCACCAGATCAAGGACGGCACGGCCTACCCCGCGCTGCTGTTCATCCACGGCCTGAACGACCCGCGCGTGGATGCGTGGCAAAGCGCCAAGGGTGTCGCGCGCTACCAGGTCGCCACCACCAGCAGCAAGCCGGTGCTGCTGCGCCTCGATGCGCAGGCCGGCCACGGCATCGGCAGCACGGTGACCCAGCGCCAGCAAGTGCGCGCGGACATGTATGCCTTCCTGCTGTGGCAGATGGGGCTGCTGCCGGCGCGTTGA
- the yidD gene encoding membrane protein insertion efficiency factor YidD → MKRLLMALVRGWQLTFGAWLGPTCRFTPSCSVYSMQALQRHGAVAGTWLTVHRIARCGPWCQGGDDPVPLEKPRLFTHLTSTPNKNNS, encoded by the coding sequence ATGAAGCGCCTGCTGATGGCGCTGGTGCGCGGCTGGCAGCTGACCTTCGGCGCCTGGCTGGGCCCCACCTGCCGCTTCACGCCCAGCTGCTCCGTCTATTCCATGCAGGCGCTCCAGCGTCACGGCGCCGTCGCCGGCACGTGGCTCACGGTCCACCGCATCGCGCGCTGCGGCCCGTGGTGCCAGGGCGGCGACGACCCGGTGCCGCTTGAAAAGCCGCGCCTCTTCACCCATCTCACGTCCACCCCGAACAAGAACAACTCATGA
- the rpmH gene encoding 50S ribosomal protein L34: MKRTYQPSKVRRARTHGFLVRMKTRGGRAVINARRAKGRKRLGL; this comes from the coding sequence ATGAAACGCACCTACCAACCCTCCAAAGTGCGCCGCGCCCGCACCCACGGCTTCCTGGTTCGCATGAAGACCCGTGGCGGCCGCGCCGTCATCAACGCCCGCCGCGCCAAGGGCCGCAAGCGCCTGGGCCTGTAA